The following are from one region of the Littorina saxatilis isolate snail1 linkage group LG2, US_GU_Lsax_2.0, whole genome shotgun sequence genome:
- the LOC138959561 gene encoding spermatogenesis-associated serine-rich protein 2-like isoform X3 → MYCIMSSSIEEDGAKEALGEWHVPATKPNKKKKNKKKADNGATATSSGVAAAAVSAASSSSQPSALQGPSTSNGISSSSNSKSSLPNGDLYTGSVKGVSNSSTLEGAAAAGPSPTPSPSASTSTSTHLSSAHVAHSKHLNHRGHAGSHGHGHHGHAQRARTASECSTASSVGAGGDNHLRRPFHGLEKSIKDLQRQTTSLERLRLVLDHEMDRSHKSVKTVFDEMRTHLNTREKEMLTQMDLVKEQAYDVFKMRQEKAAMLKVHIERAEKLSEAELSDLRADVKHFVADRKIDEELGKTTRFQYDSDHLRDEILRFGEVMPVKCTYTARRPSVSSVASSSPADDVHTPLSPVPDLATSSLPSRYSQQQEDSNKMTAEELASLQLRLQNSLKIQGFQSHGHSSVNGSNSSASVEDPNSKLKNARRRNRNRGPRQDQEGWMTAAHVGESQSDSRAGTPSSTQASAGSGSPSPQRGSPRRGGSGGGGGSGRGGSSGRGGGGFGGGYRGRGRGSQGSGGYRGGQNQGRDSPRRPYSGGGGRGGGRGGGGGGGGDQGRQGDRPVTVNGSSS, encoded by the exons ATGTACTGTATTATGAGTTCATCCATTGAAGAAG ATGGTGCCAAGGAAGCACTGGGGGAGTGGCATGTCCCAGCCACGAAG ccaaacaagaagaagaagaacaaaaagaaggcTGACAATGGGGCGACAGCCACATCCAGCGGGGTAGCTGCAGCTGCTGTGTCAGCAGCGTCTTCCTCCAGCCAGCCCTCCGCCCTGCAGGGGCCGTCCACCAGCAACGGAATCAGTAGTAGCAGCAACTCTAAATCCTCCCTGCCCAACGGTGACCTCTACACTG GCAGTGTGAAAGGGGTCAGCAACTCCAGTACACTGGAGGGGGCAGCTGCTGCCggaccctcccccaccccctccccctccgcctCCACCTCCACCAGCACCCACCTCTCCTCGGCGCATGTCGCACACAGCAAACATCTGAACCATCGCGGACACGCCG GGTCTCACGGTCACGGTCATCATGGTCACGCTCAACGCGCTCGCACAGCTAGTGAATGCAGCACAGCTTCCAGCGTTGGAGCAGGGGGAGACAATCATTTGAGACGCCCGTTTCATG GCCTGGAGAAATCCATCAAAGACCTTCAGCGTCAGACTACGTCACTGGAGAGGCTCCGTCTGGTACTGGACCATGAGATGGACCGCAGCCACAAGAGTGTCAAGACCGTCTTTGACGAAATGAGGACGCA cttgaacaccagagagaaagagatgttgACACAGATGGACTTAGTCAAAGAACAAGCAT ATGACGTGTTCAAAATGCGACAAGAGAAGGCTGCCATGCTGAAAGTCCACATTGAACGCGCGGAAAAATTGTCTGAGGCAGAGCTTTCTGATCTCAGGGCAGATGTCAAG CATTTTGTGGCTGATCGCAAAATTGATGAGGAGCTGGGGAAAACCACACGCTTTCAGTACGATTCCGATCACCTAAGGGAT gAAATCCTCCGGTTTGGAGAAG TGATGCCAGTGAAGTGTACGTACACTGCCAGACGGCCCTCAGTGTCCTCTGTGGCCAGTAGCAGTCCGGCCGATGATGTGCacacccctctgtctcctgtgCCTGACCTTGCGACCAGTTCCCTCCCCTCCCGCTACTCTCAACAACAAGAAG ACAGCAACAAGATGACAGCAGAGGAACTGGCTAGCTTACAACTTCGTCTGCAGAATTCCTTGAAAATCCAG GGTTTTCAGTCTCATGGCCACTCTTCTGTAAACGGCAGCAATAGTTCAGCCAGTGTTGAAG ATCCAAACAGCAAGTTGAAAAACGCACGGCGCAGGAATCGCAACAGAGGACCACGCCAGGATCAAGAAGGGTGGATGACCGCAGCGCACGTAGGAGAGTCCCAGTCTGACTCCCGGGCAGGAACCCCATCCTCCACCCAGGCCTCGGCTGGAAGTGGTAGTCCCTCTCCCCAGCGTGGCTCTCCACGCCGTGGTGGcagcggtggtggtggtggcagtGGTCGTGGTGGCAGCAgtggtcgtggtggtggtggttttggcGGAGGCTACAGAGGCAGAGGTCGTGGGAGTCAGGGGTCAGGCGGGTACAGAGGAGGGCAGAACCAAGGTCGGGACAGCCCTCGTCGACCTTACTCCGGAggcggggggagagggggagggcgtgggggagggggaggaggaggaggggaccAAGGCAGGCAAGGAGATCGACCAGTCACGGTCAACGGCAGCTCTAGCTGA
- the LOC138959561 gene encoding spermatogenesis-associated serine-rich protein 2-like isoform X2, translating into MAGPDANDNIKEKVQSVREVVPGKSNNEIVLVLQYYDYNVEKAIQAYLEDGAKEALGEWHVPATKPNKKKKNKKKADNGATATSSGVAAAAVSAASSSSQPSALQGPSTSNGISSSSNSKSSLPNGDLYTGSVKGVSNSSTLEGAAAAGPSPTPSPSASTSTSTHLSSAHVAHSKHLNHRGHAGSHGHGHHGHAQRARTASECSTASSVGAGGDNHLRRPFHGLEKSIKDLQRQTTSLERLRLVLDHEMDRSHKSVKTVFDEMRTHLNTREKEMLTQMDLVKEQAYDVFKMRQEKAAMLKVHIERAEKLSEAELSDLRADVKHFVADRKIDEELGKTTRFQYDSDHLRDEILRFGEVMPVKCTYTARRPSVSSVASSSPADDVHTPLSPVPDLATSSLPSRYSQQQEDSNKMTAEELASLQLRLQNSLKIQGFQSHGHSSVNGSNSSASVEDPNSKLKNARRRNRNRGPRQDQEGWMTAAHVGESQSDSRAGTPSSTQASAGSGSPSPQRGSPRRGGSGGGGGSGRGGSSGRGGGGFGGGYRGRGRGSQGSGGYRGGQNQGRDSPRRPYSGGGGRGGGRGGGGGGGGDQGRQGDRPVTVNGSSS; encoded by the exons ATGGTGCCAAGGAAGCACTGGGGGAGTGGCATGTCCCAGCCACGAAG ccaaacaagaagaagaagaacaaaaagaaggcTGACAATGGGGCGACAGCCACATCCAGCGGGGTAGCTGCAGCTGCTGTGTCAGCAGCGTCTTCCTCCAGCCAGCCCTCCGCCCTGCAGGGGCCGTCCACCAGCAACGGAATCAGTAGTAGCAGCAACTCTAAATCCTCCCTGCCCAACGGTGACCTCTACACTG GCAGTGTGAAAGGGGTCAGCAACTCCAGTACACTGGAGGGGGCAGCTGCTGCCggaccctcccccaccccctccccctccgcctCCACCTCCACCAGCACCCACCTCTCCTCGGCGCATGTCGCACACAGCAAACATCTGAACCATCGCGGACACGCCG GGTCTCACGGTCACGGTCATCATGGTCACGCTCAACGCGCTCGCACAGCTAGTGAATGCAGCACAGCTTCCAGCGTTGGAGCAGGGGGAGACAATCATTTGAGACGCCCGTTTCATG GCCTGGAGAAATCCATCAAAGACCTTCAGCGTCAGACTACGTCACTGGAGAGGCTCCGTCTGGTACTGGACCATGAGATGGACCGCAGCCACAAGAGTGTCAAGACCGTCTTTGACGAAATGAGGACGCA cttgaacaccagagagaaagagatgttgACACAGATGGACTTAGTCAAAGAACAAGCAT ATGACGTGTTCAAAATGCGACAAGAGAAGGCTGCCATGCTGAAAGTCCACATTGAACGCGCGGAAAAATTGTCTGAGGCAGAGCTTTCTGATCTCAGGGCAGATGTCAAG CATTTTGTGGCTGATCGCAAAATTGATGAGGAGCTGGGGAAAACCACACGCTTTCAGTACGATTCCGATCACCTAAGGGAT gAAATCCTCCGGTTTGGAGAAG TGATGCCAGTGAAGTGTACGTACACTGCCAGACGGCCCTCAGTGTCCTCTGTGGCCAGTAGCAGTCCGGCCGATGATGTGCacacccctctgtctcctgtgCCTGACCTTGCGACCAGTTCCCTCCCCTCCCGCTACTCTCAACAACAAGAAG ACAGCAACAAGATGACAGCAGAGGAACTGGCTAGCTTACAACTTCGTCTGCAGAATTCCTTGAAAATCCAG GGTTTTCAGTCTCATGGCCACTCTTCTGTAAACGGCAGCAATAGTTCAGCCAGTGTTGAAG ATCCAAACAGCAAGTTGAAAAACGCACGGCGCAGGAATCGCAACAGAGGACCACGCCAGGATCAAGAAGGGTGGATGACCGCAGCGCACGTAGGAGAGTCCCAGTCTGACTCCCGGGCAGGAACCCCATCCTCCACCCAGGCCTCGGCTGGAAGTGGTAGTCCCTCTCCCCAGCGTGGCTCTCCACGCCGTGGTGGcagcggtggtggtggtggcagtGGTCGTGGTGGCAGCAgtggtcgtggtggtggtggttttggcGGAGGCTACAGAGGCAGAGGTCGTGGGAGTCAGGGGTCAGGCGGGTACAGAGGAGGGCAGAACCAAGGTCGGGACAGCCCTCGTCGACCTTACTCCGGAggcggggggagagggggagggcgtgggggagggggaggaggaggaggggaccAAGGCAGGCAAGGAGATCGACCAGTCACGGTCAACGGCAGCTCTAGCTGA